One part of the Deltaproteobacteria bacterium genome encodes these proteins:
- a CDS encoding FAD-dependent oxidoreductase gives MGKHLVLVGGGHAHMTVLAGLGRFIARGRRATLISTSPFHYYSGMGPGMLSGIYRPQELRFHVKKMVEDRGGTFLKDRVTAVIPQRRTLQLRSGKEVGYDVVSFNTGSEVPGDIVTDNPECLFPVKPIENLLKARAKVIEMAKRGGVDAAVIGGGAAGVEISANLWRLIRDSGGEARISLIEGGSVLSGFSEKAQDVARNILTGKGVTLIEGIRVRSVMKNGVHLGSGETIKSDIVFAAVGVKPSPIFADSGLSTGPDGGLLVNRFLQCVDHPEIFGGGDCITIDGIPLRRVGVYAVRQNPVLYRNLHAALAGDPLRPFDPGGPYLLILNMGDGRGIFWKGGVVFDGRLAFAVKDYIDRRFMKKFQVSGELRQPV, from the coding sequence ATGGGAAAACACCTTGTTCTTGTCGGTGGCGGCCACGCCCACATGACGGTACTTGCCGGCCTCGGAAGATTTATCGCAAGGGGCCGCAGAGCGACCCTTATCAGCACTTCCCCTTTCCACTACTACTCGGGTATGGGCCCCGGAATGCTCTCGGGAATCTACCGGCCGCAGGAGCTGCGCTTCCACGTAAAAAAGATGGTGGAGGACCGGGGTGGGACCTTTCTAAAGGACCGCGTTACGGCTGTTATTCCGCAGCGGCGAACCCTGCAGCTGCGCTCGGGGAAAGAGGTTGGCTACGACGTGGTCTCCTTCAACACGGGCAGCGAGGTCCCGGGAGATATCGTAACGGACAACCCGGAGTGCCTGTTCCCCGTCAAGCCGATCGAGAACCTGCTGAAAGCGCGGGCGAAGGTAATCGAGATGGCGAAGCGGGGCGGAGTCGATGCAGCCGTTATAGGCGGCGGTGCCGCGGGTGTGGAGATTTCGGCAAATCTCTGGCGCCTCATAAGAGACAGCGGCGGCGAGGCCCGGATATCGCTGATAGAAGGGGGTAGCGTCCTGTCGGGTTTTTCGGAAAAGGCGCAGGATGTGGCGAGAAACATCCTCACGGGAAAGGGCGTGACCCTCATCGAGGGGATACGGGTGCGGTCTGTAATGAAAAACGGGGTCCACCTTGGAAGCGGCGAGACGATAAAGAGCGACATCGTCTTTGCCGCTGTGGGCGTTAAGCCGTCCCCCATCTTTGCCGACTCGGGACTTTCAACGGGCCCAGACGGTGGCCTCCTGGTGAACCGGTTCCTGCAGTGCGTGGACCATCCTGAAATATTCGGCGGTGGCGACTGCATAACCATCGACGGCATTCCCCTGAGAAGGGTGGGCGTCTACGCGGTCAGGCAAAACCCCGTACTCTACCGAAACCTGCACGCCGCGCTCGCAGGTGACCCGCTCAGACCCTTTGACCCCGGCGGCCCGTACCTGCTCATTCTGAACATGGGTGACGGACGGGGCATATTCTGGAAGGGGGGGGTGGTCTTCGACGGGAGGCTGGCATTTGCCGTCAAAGACTACATAGACAGGCGTTTCATGAAAAAATTTCAGGTTTCCGGGGAGTTGCGCCAGCCGGTATGA
- a CDS encoding cation diffusion facilitator family transporter — MAGSHHGSKKVVYAALIGNGCIAILKFAVALLSGSSALLAETFHSVADTGNQLLLLFGMKRSERPPDEKHPFGYGKAQYFWSFVVANMLFMVGAVAAVYEGFSKIRHPHPLERTHLIYLVLGISIAIEGVSFTVAAREFFKKKVHKSIWRELKESKDANLIVVLMEDSAAMVGLLIALFGTLLVQVTGNPLIDGIASILIGFVLALVALFLANEVRKLLIGESASEVHLNLIRKAVESFPEVQSIGNISTMHMGPENILLAIDADFQDNISASDLEAVIDRMEQKIREKVPEVKQIFIEAEGVEGYQVSVKENKNSPDQ; from the coding sequence ATGGCGGGAAGTCATCACGGTTCGAAAAAGGTCGTCTACGCCGCTCTGATCGGCAACGGGTGTATTGCGATTTTAAAGTTTGCCGTGGCTCTTTTGTCGGGAAGCTCGGCGCTCCTTGCCGAGACGTTCCACTCGGTTGCCGACACGGGCAATCAGCTCCTTCTTCTGTTCGGGATGAAAAGGAGCGAGAGGCCGCCTGACGAGAAACATCCATTCGGTTACGGGAAGGCCCAGTATTTCTGGTCTTTCGTCGTTGCAAACATGCTCTTCATGGTCGGGGCGGTGGCGGCGGTGTACGAGGGTTTCAGCAAGATACGGCATCCCCACCCCCTCGAACGGACGCACCTGATATACCTGGTTCTCGGTATATCCATTGCCATAGAAGGAGTTTCCTTCACCGTCGCTGCCAGGGAGTTCTTCAAAAAGAAGGTCCACAAAAGCATATGGAGGGAGCTGAAGGAGTCGAAGGATGCAAACCTGATCGTCGTCCTCATGGAGGACAGCGCCGCCATGGTGGGCCTTCTCATCGCCCTTTTCGGTACGCTTTTGGTTCAGGTCACCGGAAATCCTCTGATAGACGGGATTGCGTCCATCCTCATCGGCTTCGTCCTGGCCCTCGTTGCCCTCTTTCTGGCGAACGAGGTCCGCAAACTCCTGATAGGGGAGAGCGCCAGCGAAGTGCACCTGAACCTCATCAGGAAAGCCGTGGAGAGCTTTCCTGAGGTACAGTCGATCGGAAACATATCCACCATGCACATGGGCCCCGAGAACATTCTCCTGGCGATAGACGCAGACTTTCAGGACAATATTTCCGCAAGCGATCTGGAAGCGGTGATAGACAGGATGGAACAAAAGATAAGGGAAAAAGTCCCGGAAGTGAAGCAGATATTTATCGAAGCCGAAGGCGTGGAGGGATATCAGGTATCCGTAAAGGAGAACAAAAACTCACCTGATCAATAA
- a CDS encoding mechanosensitive ion channel, with product MWGGLKEGLETARGIWNLRLFTIGNSPVTIGKVIGAIIALILGIIIVKKAVGLFGKKILPRTRLKPNVAASIEKILYYTGILLIVLFALDIINIPLTAFAFVGGALAIGVGFGAQTLINNFISGFIIMAEQPIRIGDLVEIEGTFATIEDIGARCTRIRTADNIQILVPNSSFLEKNIVNWTLSDSMIRAGVTVGVVYGSPIREVTAIMMAIAGAHERVLSTPEPFVRFSDFGDNALIFNLHFWVSMTSMADRLNIESDIRYQIDDRFRDAGIVIAFPQRDVHLDTAKPLELRILEKGEAKGHEEET from the coding sequence GTGTGGGGCGGTTTGAAAGAGGGCCTGGAAACAGCCCGGGGTATCTGGAACCTCCGGCTCTTCACGATAGGGAACAGCCCCGTAACGATCGGCAAGGTGATCGGAGCCATCATCGCGCTCATCCTCGGGATAATCATCGTCAAGAAAGCAGTCGGGCTCTTCGGGAAAAAAATCCTCCCCCGCACCCGGCTGAAGCCGAACGTGGCCGCATCGATCGAGAAGATTCTCTACTATACCGGGATCCTTCTGATCGTGCTCTTTGCGCTGGACATCATCAACATACCCCTGACCGCTTTCGCCTTCGTGGGCGGCGCCTTGGCAATCGGCGTCGGTTTCGGGGCACAGACGCTGATCAACAACTTCATCAGCGGTTTCATCATCATGGCAGAGCAGCCGATACGGATCGGGGACCTGGTCGAGATCGAGGGAACCTTTGCCACGATAGAGGACATCGGGGCAAGGTGCACCCGCATAAGGACTGCCGACAACATCCAGATACTCGTTCCCAACAGCAGCTTTCTCGAGAAAAACATCGTGAACTGGACCCTTTCCGACAGCATGATAAGGGCCGGTGTGACGGTGGGCGTGGTATACGGCTCGCCCATCCGGGAGGTTACGGCCATCATGATGGCTATCGCCGGGGCCCACGAAAGAGTGCTCTCCACCCCGGAGCCCTTCGTGCGTTTTTCCGATTTCGGCGACAACGCCCTCATTTTCAACCTCCACTTCTGGGTCAGTATGACAAGCATGGCGGACCGCTTGAACATCGAAAGCGACATCCGCTATCAGATCGACGACCGATTCCGTGATGCGGGGATCGTCATCGCATTCCCCCAGCGGGACGTCCATCTGGACACGGCCAAACCGCTCGAGCTCCGGATACTTGAAAAAGGGGAGGCAAAAGGACACGAGGAGGAGACCTAG
- a CDS encoding mechanosensitive ion channel, producing MHFFKMTLWDQPLTTWLIALGVTAIAYVVLRFLMGAAARRLTAMAEKSKVGWDDLIAELLDKRTKPFFLAVVCIYVGSLLLTLPPRAAWVVKVITLAGLFLQLAIWGNFAITWFAQSAREKASEDPESLSTYSAIAFIGKLILWSVLLLLALHNMGINVTAMIASLGIGGIAVALAVQNILGDLFASMAIILDKPFIVGDFIIVGDLMGTVERIGLKTSRIRSLSGEQIVFSNNDLLSSRVRNFKRMWERRVVFSIGVTYQTPAEKLEAIPGIIRGIIEGQETARFDRAHFSSYGDFALVFEMVYFVKDPDYGVYMDTQQAINLAIFRRFEEEGIEFAYPTQTLFLAPPSPDGGSPGIGQ from the coding sequence ATGCATTTTTTCAAAATGACCCTCTGGGACCAGCCGTTAACCACGTGGCTCATCGCGCTGGGTGTCACGGCTATTGCCTACGTCGTTCTCAGGTTCCTGATGGGTGCCGCGGCCCGCCGGCTGACAGCGATGGCCGAAAAATCGAAGGTCGGGTGGGATGATCTGATTGCGGAGCTCCTCGATAAGCGCACGAAACCGTTCTTTCTCGCCGTCGTTTGCATCTACGTCGGTTCCCTGCTTCTCACTCTTCCCCCGCGGGCTGCATGGGTCGTAAAGGTCATCACGCTTGCGGGGCTCTTTCTTCAGCTGGCGATCTGGGGAAACTTTGCGATAACGTGGTTTGCCCAGAGTGCGCGGGAAAAGGCCTCTGAGGACCCGGAGAGCCTTTCCACCTACTCAGCCATTGCCTTTATCGGCAAACTTATCCTCTGGTCTGTCCTCCTGCTCCTTGCCCTCCACAACATGGGGATAAACGTCACGGCGATGATTGCGAGCCTGGGGATAGGGGGCATCGCCGTTGCGCTGGCGGTTCAGAACATACTGGGGGACCTGTTCGCCTCCATGGCGATAATCCTCGACAAGCCCTTTATCGTGGGGGATTTTATCATCGTCGGCGACCTCATGGGGACGGTCGAGCGTATCGGCCTCAAGACGTCGCGCATCAGAAGCCTCTCCGGCGAACAGATCGTGTTCTCCAACAACGATCTTCTCTCGAGCAGGGTCAGGAACTTCAAGCGCATGTGGGAGCGGCGCGTCGTCTTTTCTATCGGCGTGACCTACCAGACTCCCGCAGAGAAGCTCGAGGCGATACCCGGCATCATCCGGGGTATCATTGAAGGGCAGGAAACGGCCCGTTTCGACAGGGCCCACTTCTCGAGCTACGGCGATTTCGCCCTGGTCTTCGAGATGGTCTACTTCGTGAAAGACCCGGACTACGGCGTCTACATGGACACCCAGCAGGCGATTAACCTGGCGATCTTCCGCCGTTTCGAAGAGGAGGGAATCGAGTTCGCCTATCCGACCCAGACCCTTTTCCTCGCTCCGCCATCACCTGACGGGGGTTCGCCGGGAATCGGTCAGTAG
- a CDS encoding site-2 protease family protein: MRRNKTNIILFVLTLISTTVAGAFLSGVNPFSDFSKAYYGLMFSIPLMSILVVHELGHYIAARYHRVMVTPPYFIPAPSIIGTFGAFIKIKSPLPDRNALIDIGAAGPLAGIAVAIPVLVIGLVQSEAQEVVNLSGISLGTSILFDFLTRLIHGTVPEGYDIVLHPVAFAGWIGMLVTALNLLPVGQLDGGHIAYALFGQRYSGVSRVFPILLIPMGMLWEGWVIWAILLILLGTGHPPPMDVETELTRGRKIAGYLSLVTFILCFTPVPVRF, from the coding sequence ATGAGAAGGAACAAAACAAATATCATACTCTTCGTCCTGACCCTTATCTCGACGACCGTTGCCGGGGCTTTCCTCTCCGGGGTGAACCCCTTTTCAGATTTCTCCAAGGCCTACTACGGGCTCATGTTTTCCATACCCCTCATGTCGATCCTGGTGGTCCACGAACTCGGTCACTACATCGCCGCGCGGTACCACCGGGTCATGGTCACGCCGCCCTACTTTATCCCCGCCCCCTCCATCATCGGTACCTTCGGGGCCTTCATCAAGATAAAATCGCCCCTTCCCGACCGCAACGCCCTCATCGACATAGGAGCAGCAGGTCCCCTGGCGGGAATCGCCGTTGCCATACCCGTGCTTGTCATCGGCCTCGTTCAATCGGAGGCGCAGGAGGTGGTCAACCTGAGCGGCATATCCCTCGGCACCTCGATACTCTTTGACTTTCTCACCAGGCTGATCCACGGTACCGTTCCCGAGGGGTATGATATCGTCCTCCATCCCGTTGCCTTCGCGGGGTGGATCGGCATGCTCGTTACGGCCCTCAACCTTCTGCCGGTAGGCCAGCTCGATGGGGGACACATCGCCTACGCCCTCTTCGGGCAGAGGTATTCCGGCGTCTCCCGCGTATTCCCGATCCTGCTCATTCCCATGGGCATGCTGTGGGAAGGATGGGTCATCTGGGCGATCCTGCTCATATTGCTCGGAACCGGCCATCCACCGCCCATGGACGTGGAGACGGAGCTGACCAGGGGAAGGAAGATCGCCGGGTATCTCTCCCTGGTCACGTTTATCCTCTGCTTTACGCCCGTGCCGGTTAGGTTTTGA